In Opitutaceae bacterium TAV5, one genomic interval encodes:
- a CDS encoding nitrate ABC transporter substrate-binding protein, protein MKRIMPPSRLFATAILASLSLATALCATARTKIVVADAKTTHHLNLYIAKELGYFEKRGLDVSIIDTKDLTAARDLLVSGKADFFWACPTAAIAAIANGAPIKIVSQVKKPCTSVLVASPDSPITRLEDLKGKRIAGISPTCEAVISITVAAKKAGGEFTLEKLAGGPAIAALDAKAVDAAILEEPQVSIAELKGYKVLFPAISENIPCRTINVRNAFLKNNTEASKQFIEAVEEANTFILKDPASGQVVAIAEKYTGAPASAIRHGNHRLKFQTTVDEAGLSALADELIALGDIRENPGSRLYAEEFRGITWGK, encoded by the coding sequence ATGAAAAGAATCATGCCACCCTCCCGCCTGTTCGCCACAGCCATTCTGGCCAGTCTCTCCCTTGCGACAGCGCTCTGCGCCACTGCCCGGACCAAAATCGTCGTCGCCGACGCCAAGACCACTCATCATCTCAATCTCTACATTGCCAAGGAACTCGGCTATTTCGAAAAGCGAGGCCTCGATGTGAGCATCATCGACACCAAGGATCTCACGGCCGCGCGGGATCTGCTTGTATCCGGAAAGGCAGACTTCTTCTGGGCCTGCCCCACCGCCGCCATTGCCGCCATCGCCAATGGCGCGCCGATCAAGATCGTCTCCCAGGTCAAGAAGCCCTGCACCTCCGTTCTCGTCGCCTCGCCCGATTCTCCAATCACCAGGCTGGAAGACCTGAAAGGCAAACGCATCGCCGGCATCTCCCCCACCTGCGAAGCCGTGATCTCGATCACCGTTGCGGCCAAAAAAGCCGGCGGGGAATTCACGCTCGAAAAACTCGCCGGCGGTCCCGCCATCGCCGCCCTCGATGCCAAAGCCGTGGATGCCGCCATCCTCGAAGAACCGCAGGTCAGCATCGCCGAGCTCAAAGGCTACAAGGTGCTCTTCCCGGCCATCTCCGAAAACATTCCCTGCCGCACCATCAATGTCCGCAACGCCTTCCTGAAAAACAACACCGAAGCCTCGAAGCAGTTCATCGAAGCCGTCGAAGAAGCAAATACCTTCATCCTCAAGGATCCGGCTTCCGGCCAGGTCGTCGCCATCGCCGAAAAATACACCGGGGCTCCGGCCAGCGCGATCAGGCACGGCAACCATCGTCTCAAGTTTCAGACTACGGTGGACGAAGCCGGCCTGAGCGCCCTTGCCGACGAACTGATCGCCCTCGGCGACATCCGCGAAAATCCCGGCAGCCGTCTCTACGCCGAGGAGTTCCGCGGCATCACCTGGGGAAAGTAA